One Oceanicoccus sagamiensis genomic region harbors:
- the xseA gene encoding exodeoxyribonuclease VII large subunit yields the protein MPNSPNPKRDTLSISQLNRQAKRLLEGNFPSVWVEGEISNLSRPSSGHWYFSLKDNSAQVRCAMFRSSNARLRFQVEAGQQVMARAKLSLYEARGDYQLIVEHMEPAGDGALAKAFEALKNKLQAEGLFDNDSKQALPEQPKSIAVVTSATGAAIRDILTVLARRFPSIKVTIFPTAVQGQNAAQEIARAINTANGLHEAGKREFDLILTGRGGGSMEDLWAFNEEVVARAIYQSGLPVVSAVGHEVDFTIADFVADIRAPTPSAAAELISPDGQEMMASFMGFEQLLTRQMLLTLDNNKQQLGWLQSRLRHPGSRLQEHSQRLDELEMRLLNGWKNQSHQQKLGLQLLGSRLQQQTPGHKIQQLKLASAGLYQRLEKQVQRLLEQQQQRLKNSMQLLDAVSPLATLDRGYAIVSDDEGQVITDAGDLSQGQTITTRFAKGTVKSKVS from the coding sequence ATGCCAAACAGCCCAAACCCCAAACGCGATACTTTAAGCATCAGCCAACTTAACCGTCAGGCCAAGCGCCTGCTAGAGGGGAACTTCCCTTCGGTATGGGTTGAGGGTGAAATATCCAACCTGTCACGCCCCTCTTCCGGTCACTGGTACTTCTCCCTGAAAGATAATAGCGCGCAAGTGCGCTGTGCGATGTTCCGCTCCAGCAATGCCCGCCTGCGGTTTCAGGTTGAAGCCGGACAACAGGTGATGGCCAGGGCCAAGCTGAGCCTCTATGAAGCCCGCGGTGACTATCAGCTGATTGTTGAGCATATGGAACCCGCCGGTGATGGCGCCTTGGCCAAGGCATTTGAAGCGCTTAAAAACAAGCTACAAGCTGAGGGGCTGTTCGATAACGATAGCAAACAAGCTCTTCCGGAGCAGCCTAAAAGTATTGCCGTAGTGACCTCGGCAACCGGGGCTGCTATTAGAGATATACTGACCGTTCTTGCCCGACGCTTTCCCAGTATTAAAGTCACTATTTTCCCCACGGCTGTGCAAGGGCAGAATGCCGCTCAGGAAATCGCTCGTGCTATCAATACCGCCAATGGCCTGCACGAGGCCGGCAAGCGGGAATTTGACCTGATACTTACCGGCCGCGGTGGCGGCTCTATGGAAGACCTCTGGGCCTTTAATGAAGAGGTGGTTGCCAGGGCGATATACCAGAGTGGTTTACCGGTGGTCAGTGCCGTGGGTCATGAAGTGGATTTTACGATTGCAGACTTTGTAGCCGATATAAGGGCCCCTACCCCATCAGCTGCCGCTGAATTGATCAGCCCCGATGGCCAGGAGATGATGGCCAGCTTTATGGGCTTTGAGCAACTGCTTACGCGCCAGATGCTATTGACGCTGGACAACAATAAACAACAACTGGGCTGGCTTCAGTCCCGCTTACGCCACCCGGGTAGTCGCTTGCAGGAACATAGCCAGCGGCTGGATGAGCTGGAAATGCGTCTGCTTAATGGCTGGAAAAACCAGTCTCATCAACAAAAACTCGGCCTACAACTATTGGGCTCACGATTACAGCAGCAAACCCCGGGCCACAAAATCCAGCAACTCAAACTGGCTTCCGCCGGCTTATATCAGCGTCTGGAGAAACAGGTACAACGCTTATTGGAGCAACAGCAACAACGGCTTAAGAACAGTATGCAACTACTGGATGCGGTTAGCCCTTTGGCCACCCTTGACCGAGGCTATGCCATTGTCAGTGATGATGAAGGGCAAGTGATTACCGATGCTGGCGACTTAAGCCAAGGCCAAACTATCACTACCCGGTTTGCCAAAGGCACTGTTAAAAGCAAGGTAAGCTAA
- a CDS encoding type II toxin-antitoxin system HicB family antitoxin produces MKYPVVIHHEEGSAFGLTVPDIPGCFSTGDSFDEAFDNAQEAIKDHLAILAEEGASIPAASPIAEHMDNQDFADGVWGFVVIDISPYLGKTEKINVTLPTAMIHKIDAKYQNRSKFLAEAALAALA; encoded by the coding sequence ATGAAATACCCGGTAGTCATACACCATGAAGAAGGTTCAGCCTTTGGTCTGACTGTGCCAGATATCCCCGGGTGTTTTTCTACGGGGGACTCCTTTGATGAGGCCTTTGATAATGCCCAGGAAGCGATCAAAGACCATTTGGCGATTTTGGCTGAAGAGGGGGCAAGTATTCCTGCGGCTTCACCCATTGCTGAGCATATGGATAACCAGGATTTTGCCGATGGTGTCTGGGGCTTTGTGGTGATTGATATCTCCCCTTATTTGGGTAAAACCGAGAAAATCAATGTAACCCTGCCCACCGCAATGATTCATAAAATCGATGCCAAATACCAAAACCGTTCGAAATTTTTAGCGGAGGCAGCTTTGGCAGCGCTGGCTTAG
- the guaA gene encoding glutamine-hydrolyzing GMP synthase, whose product MSVDIHAQRILILDFGSQYTQLIARRVREIGVFSEIRAFDMEAEEIKAFNPKGIILAGGPESVTEGESPRAPGIVFELGIPVLGICYGMQTMAEQLGGSVETSDLREFGYAQIKVQGESALLHDIKDHVADDGAALLDVWMSHGDKVGSMPAGFELMASTDSCPIAGMYHAEKNFYGIQFHPEVTHTLQGQRIFEHFILELCHCDALWTPAHIVEDAIATVKKTVGSDKVLLGLSGGVDSSVVAALLHRAIGDQLTCVFVDNGLLRKNEGDQVMDMFAKNMGVKVIRADAEEEFLGKLAGEADPEKKRKIIGNTFIDIFDAEASKIQNVKWLAQGTIYPDVIESAAAKTGKAHVIKSHHNVGGLPEDMQFELVEPLRELFKDEVRKIGLELGLPYDMVYRHPFPGPGLGVRILGEVKKKYADILREADAIFLEELHNADWYHKTSQSFAVFLPVKSVGVVGDARRYEYVIALRAVETIDFMTARWAHLPYELLEKVSNRIINEISGVSRVTYDVSSKPPATIEWE is encoded by the coding sequence ATGTCAGTTGATATCCACGCTCAACGAATTCTAATTTTAGATTTCGGCTCCCAGTACACTCAGCTTATTGCTCGTAGGGTGCGTGAGATTGGCGTCTTTTCAGAAATTCGTGCCTTTGATATGGAGGCCGAAGAAATTAAAGCCTTTAATCCCAAGGGTATTATTCTTGCTGGCGGACCTGAGTCTGTTACTGAGGGTGAATCTCCCCGGGCACCGGGCATTGTCTTTGAGCTGGGTATTCCTGTGTTGGGTATTTGCTACGGCATGCAAACCATGGCTGAACAGTTAGGTGGCAGCGTTGAAACCTCAGACCTGCGTGAATTTGGCTATGCACAAATCAAAGTGCAGGGTGAGTCGGCTTTGCTGCATGATATCAAAGACCATGTGGCGGATGATGGTGCAGCACTGTTAGATGTCTGGATGAGCCATGGCGATAAAGTCGGTTCCATGCCCGCGGGTTTTGAGCTTATGGCATCCACCGATTCCTGCCCTATTGCCGGCATGTACCATGCAGAGAAAAACTTTTACGGTATTCAGTTTCACCCGGAAGTGACGCATACGCTGCAAGGCCAGCGTATTTTTGAACACTTTATTTTAGAGCTTTGTCACTGTGATGCGTTGTGGACTCCGGCTCATATTGTTGAAGATGCTATTGCCACCGTCAAGAAAACGGTGGGTAGCGATAAAGTGCTATTAGGTTTATCCGGTGGTGTAGATTCTTCTGTAGTGGCCGCTTTATTGCATCGTGCCATCGGCGATCAGCTCACCTGTGTCTTCGTTGACAATGGTTTACTGCGTAAAAACGAAGGCGATCAGGTCATGGATATGTTCGCCAAAAATATGGGTGTTAAAGTGATCCGTGCCGATGCTGAAGAAGAATTTCTAGGTAAGTTGGCTGGCGAAGCTGACCCTGAGAAAAAGCGTAAGATTATTGGTAATACCTTTATTGATATCTTTGATGCAGAGGCCTCAAAAATCCAGAATGTTAAATGGTTGGCGCAGGGAACAATTTACCCGGATGTGATTGAATCCGCCGCTGCCAAAACCGGTAAAGCCCATGTGATTAAATCCCATCACAATGTTGGTGGCTTGCCTGAAGATATGCAGTTTGAACTGGTAGAACCTTTACGTGAACTGTTCAAAGATGAAGTCCGAAAAATCGGTTTGGAGTTGGGTTTACCCTACGATATGGTTTACCGCCATCCATTCCCCGGCCCGGGTTTAGGGGTTCGTATTCTGGGTGAAGTCAAAAAGAAATATGCCGATATTTTGCGCGAAGCCGATGCTATCTTTTTGGAAGAGCTGCATAACGCCGATTGGTACCACAAAACCAGCCAGTCTTTTGCTGTGTTCTTGCCGGTTAAGTCAGTTGGTGTAGTGGGTGATGCACGGCGCTATGAATATGTTATCGCCTTACGCGCTGTAGAAACTATCGACTTTATGACCGCACGCTGGGCGCATCTGCCCTATGAATTACTGGAAAAAGTATCCAACCGGATTATTAATGAAATAAGTGGTGTATCCAGAGTTACTTATGATGTGTCCAGTAAGCCCCCGGCGACGATTGAGTGGGAATAA
- the tadA gene encoding tRNA adenosine(34) deaminase TadA, whose translation MPTDQDYMQRALELAGVAAQHGEVPVGAVVVLNERIVGEGWNQPILSNDPTAHAEVVALRNAAIALANYRLNEAILYVTIEPCTMCAGALIHSRIAKVVYGATEPKSGVAQSNGCLFDEGHFNHRVAVQGGVMAEQCAGIMSDFFASRRLQKKAQKADQSGL comes from the coding sequence ATGCCTACCGATCAAGACTATATGCAAAGAGCGCTGGAGTTGGCAGGTGTAGCCGCCCAGCATGGTGAAGTCCCGGTAGGTGCTGTTGTTGTACTTAATGAGAGAATTGTTGGTGAGGGCTGGAATCAGCCCATCCTAAGCAATGACCCAACCGCCCATGCCGAAGTGGTTGCCCTGCGCAATGCTGCCATCGCTCTGGCCAACTACCGCCTCAACGAAGCCATCCTCTATGTCACCATTGAGCCCTGTACTATGTGTGCTGGCGCTCTGATTCACTCCCGTATCGCCAAAGTGGTTTATGGCGCCACTGAGCCAAAATCCGGGGTTGCGCAAAGCAATGGCTGTTTATTTGATGAAGGCCACTTTAATCATCGAGTAGCGGTGCAGGGTGGGGTGATGGCTGAGCAATGCGCTGGCATTATGTCGGATTTCTTTGCCTCCAGACGGTTGCAGAAAAAGGCGCAGAAGGCCGATCAGTCGGGGCTTTGA
- a CDS encoding response regulator produces MAKILLVEDNEMNRDMLSRRLKRRDYDVITADNGGTAVEKAINEQPDLILMDMELPVKDGWTASREVKQQQSTPIIALTAHALSGDKEKAMAAGCDDYATKPIDFPGLIAIIEKHLAK; encoded by the coding sequence ATGGCTAAGATATTATTAGTTGAAGATAATGAGATGAACCGCGATATGTTATCGCGCCGACTCAAGCGCAGGGACTATGATGTGATCACGGCTGACAATGGTGGCACCGCGGTTGAAAAAGCCATCAACGAACAGCCAGACCTGATTCTGATGGATATGGAATTACCGGTAAAAGATGGCTGGACCGCCAGCAGGGAAGTCAAACAACAACAAAGCACACCGATAATTGCCCTCACTGCCCATGCACTGTCTGGCGACAAAGAAAAAGCCATGGCCGCAGGCTGCGATGATTACGCCACCAAGCCTATCGACTTTCCTGGCCTGATCGCCATTATTGAAAAACACTTGGCTAAATAA
- the guaB gene encoding IMP dehydrogenase yields MLRIAEEALTFDDVLLLPGYSEITAKDVSLKTKLTRGIELNIPLVSAAMDTVTESRLAVAIAQEGGIGIIHKSMTIEQQAYQVRTVKKHESGVVKDPITIQASEPILRLFEIREEHNISGVPVLDGEDLVGIVTSRDVRFETHMDDPVSNIMTRKEDLVTVKEGADLESVKELLHKNRIEKVLVVNDDFDLCGMITVKDINKAQTYPNACKDSSGQLLVGASVGTSADTDDRVAALIEAGVDVLVVDTAHGHSKNVIERVRLIKQSYPDIQVIGGNIATADAALALVEAGADAVKVGIGPGSICTTRIVTGIGVPQISAIGNVAAALKDTDVPLIADGGIRFSGDISKAVAAGASAIMMGSMFAGTEEAPGEVELYQGRTYKSYRGMGSLGAMAQTQGSSDRYFQSADAGVEKLVPEGIEGRVPYKGPLAAIIHQMLGGLRSAMGYTGSIDMLTMRTKPQFVKVTSAGMSESHVHDVSITKEAPNYPRA; encoded by the coding sequence ATGCTGCGAATTGCCGAAGAAGCCCTTACATTTGACGATGTACTCCTATTGCCCGGTTATTCTGAAATAACCGCCAAGGATGTCTCCCTCAAAACCAAGCTCACCCGAGGTATTGAACTCAATATCCCGCTGGTCTCTGCCGCCATGGATACTGTGACCGAGTCTCGCCTGGCTGTGGCTATTGCCCAGGAAGGTGGTATCGGGATTATCCATAAGAGTATGACCATTGAGCAACAAGCCTATCAGGTGCGTACTGTTAAAAAGCACGAAAGTGGTGTGGTTAAAGACCCTATTACTATTCAGGCTTCAGAGCCTATTTTGCGCCTGTTTGAAATCCGCGAGGAACACAATATATCGGGTGTTCCGGTATTAGATGGCGAAGACCTGGTTGGTATTGTTACCAGCCGCGATGTGCGCTTTGAAACCCATATGGATGACCCCGTTTCTAATATCATGACCCGTAAGGAAGATCTGGTCACAGTAAAAGAAGGGGCTGACCTGGAGTCAGTTAAAGAGCTATTGCATAAAAACCGTATCGAGAAAGTACTGGTCGTTAACGATGACTTTGATCTCTGCGGCATGATTACAGTAAAGGATATTAACAAAGCACAAACCTATCCTAATGCCTGTAAAGACTCTTCAGGCCAGCTATTGGTGGGAGCCTCGGTGGGCACCAGTGCCGATACCGATGATCGTGTGGCCGCTTTAATTGAAGCGGGTGTTGATGTGTTAGTCGTGGATACAGCCCATGGACACTCCAAAAATGTGATTGAGCGAGTGCGTTTAATCAAGCAGTCCTACCCGGACATTCAAGTGATTGGCGGCAATATCGCTACTGCTGATGCGGCTTTGGCATTGGTTGAAGCGGGCGCTGATGCGGTTAAGGTCGGTATTGGACCGGGTTCTATTTGTACCACGCGTATTGTCACGGGTATTGGTGTGCCGCAAATTTCCGCGATTGGCAATGTAGCAGCAGCGCTAAAAGATACGGATGTGCCATTAATCGCCGACGGTGGTATCCGTTTCTCCGGGGATATTTCCAAGGCGGTAGCCGCAGGGGCCAGTGCTATTATGATGGGCAGCATGTTTGCCGGTACTGAAGAAGCTCCCGGTGAGGTCGAGCTTTATCAAGGCCGTACTTATAAGTCTTACCGTGGCATGGGCTCCTTGGGTGCTATGGCGCAAACCCAGGGCTCCAGTGACCGTTACTTCCAAAGTGCTGATGCCGGTGTTGAAAAACTGGTCCCGGAAGGTATTGAAGGCCGGGTACCTTACAAAGGACCATTGGCTGCCATTATCCATCAAATGTTGGGCGGCTTGCGCTCAGCGATGGGCTATACCGGCAGCATTGATATGCTGACCATGCGTACCAAGCCACAGTTTGTGAAGGTGACTTCAGCGGGTATGAGCGAAAGCCATGTCCACGATGTCAGCATTACTAAAGAAGCGCCGAACTACCCACGCGCTTAA
- a CDS encoding type II toxin-antitoxin system HicA family toxin, producing MPTGHGWRRVSMTGSHHHFKYPAQPGLVAVLHPKKDLPAGTVKSIIKQAGLFLPQRYLTTPRRRLS from the coding sequence ATGCCAACCGGGCATGGTTGGCGGCGGGTTTCTATGACTGGCAGCCACCACCACTTTAAGTATCCAGCCCAGCCAGGGTTAGTGGCTGTGCTCCACCCGAAGAAAGATCTACCGGCTGGAACAGTGAAAAGCATTATAAAGCAGGCAGGCCTGTTTCTACCTCAACGATATTTAACGACGCCCAGGAGGCGCTTATCATGA
- a CDS encoding SirB2 family protein, with protein MEMQLYPTIKLLHITTAVITILCFTYRGARKVNDGHYRPAKWLRIVPHINDTVLLSCAIYLATQSRQYPLTTDWVSAKLLALFAYIGLGMVVMRLAKNQQQRIIAFGLALVCFAYIVAVALSRSPTPWL; from the coding sequence ATGGAGATGCAGCTTTATCCCACGATTAAACTGCTTCATATCACCACAGCCGTTATTACTATTCTGTGCTTCACCTACCGTGGCGCAAGAAAGGTGAATGACGGCCATTATCGCCCAGCGAAATGGTTACGTATTGTTCCTCATATCAATGATACCGTGCTACTGAGTTGCGCTATTTATCTGGCGACCCAAAGCCGACAATACCCCCTGACAACAGATTGGGTATCAGCCAAACTGCTAGCGCTGTTTGCCTATATCGGTCTGGGAATGGTTGTTATGCGCCTGGCAAAAAACCAGCAGCAACGCATCATCGCTTTTGGCTTAGCTCTGGTTTGTTTTGCCTATATTGTGGCCGTGGCCCTGAGTCGCAGCCCCACGCCCTGGTTATAG
- a CDS encoding adenylate/guanylate cyclase domain-containing protein, which produces MENPNAVLDAHNWIPLSRQLVTEIHGLEKLCSEQWPDLADDLSKLQAVSVKLDEFTLAVLAGEIVSYSKIWHDLRNLVGTIMGYCELMEEELEANRLPLHQSLLQLHELCEQLLAKDEDIADISTAQYLPTNKATGTILIVDDQAESREILRRYLQQGQHQVLEANGGQQMFEILASNDVDLILLDLILPEMDGDELLQQLKMDESLRAIPVIVVSGNKDTERVILCIEAGAEDYLFKPFNHVLLQARISAGVERKRWHDKEQLYRDELERNQRFIRNVFGRYLSEEIVSTLLEDPDGLDLGGVQRKVSVLMADIRGFTTIAEQLPPHRVVRLLNNYLGTMSEIIMKYNGTVDEFIGDAILAIFGAPITREDDSDRAIRCALEMQAAMDDINRRNKSEDLPEISMGISINTGTVVAGNIGSEKRAKYGVVGHTVNQTARIEEHCEAGSILLSEATVNDCQAVLSIGESRAIQAKGILKEINIFELKGIAPETRPHKETSPETSRE; this is translated from the coding sequence ATGGAAAACCCAAACGCCGTCCTCGATGCCCACAACTGGATACCACTGTCCCGACAGCTGGTGACCGAGATTCATGGCCTGGAAAAACTCTGTAGCGAGCAGTGGCCAGATCTGGCCGATGACTTGAGTAAATTACAAGCCGTTAGCGTTAAGCTGGACGAGTTCACTCTGGCGGTGCTGGCTGGCGAAATTGTCAGCTACAGTAAAATCTGGCATGACCTGAGAAATCTGGTCGGTACCATCATGGGCTACTGCGAATTGATGGAAGAGGAACTCGAAGCCAATCGCCTGCCTCTGCACCAATCACTGCTGCAACTGCATGAGCTTTGCGAACAACTGCTCGCCAAAGATGAAGATATTGCTGATATCAGTACCGCCCAATACCTTCCCACCAACAAGGCCACTGGCACCATCCTGATTGTTGACGACCAGGCCGAAAGCCGCGAGATTTTGCGCCGCTATTTGCAACAGGGCCAGCATCAGGTTCTGGAGGCCAATGGTGGTCAACAAATGTTTGAAATTTTAGCCAGCAATGATGTCGACCTGATACTACTGGATTTAATCCTTCCAGAAATGGATGGCGATGAACTGCTACAGCAACTTAAAATGGACGAAAGCCTCAGAGCAATTCCAGTCATAGTTGTATCGGGCAATAAAGATACCGAGCGAGTTATTTTATGTATTGAAGCGGGCGCCGAAGATTATTTATTCAAGCCCTTTAACCACGTTTTACTGCAAGCCAGAATCAGTGCCGGTGTCGAACGCAAACGCTGGCACGACAAAGAACAATTGTACCGTGACGAACTGGAGCGCAACCAGCGCTTTATTCGTAATGTATTTGGTCGCTATCTATCAGAAGAGATTGTCTCCACATTACTTGAAGATCCCGACGGTCTTGACCTCGGTGGTGTGCAGCGCAAGGTCAGTGTACTGATGGCGGATATTCGTGGCTTTACCACCATTGCCGAACAACTACCGCCCCACCGGGTAGTCCGCTTGCTGAATAATTATTTGGGTACCATGAGCGAAATCATCATGAAGTATAACGGCACCGTGGATGAATTTATTGGTGATGCCATTCTCGCTATCTTCGGCGCACCGATTACTCGAGAAGATGACAGTGACAGAGCCATCCGCTGTGCGTTGGAAATGCAGGCAGCCATGGATGACATCAATCGCCGCAACAAGAGTGAAGACCTGCCAGAAATTTCAATGGGTATCAGTATCAATACCGGCACCGTTGTCGCCGGTAATATTGGCTCCGAAAAACGCGCCAAATATGGCGTAGTTGGCCATACGGTTAACCAAACAGCCCGTATCGAAGAGCACTGCGAAGCAGGTTCAATCCTGCTATCAGAGGCCACCGTTAATGACTGTCAGGCGGTACTTTCGATTGGAGAAAGCCGTGCCATTCAAGCCAAAGGAATTTTAAAAGAAATTAATATTTTTGAACTAAAAGGTATTGCACCTGAAACCAGGCCCCACAAAGAAACCAGCCCAGAAACATCCAGGGAATAA
- a CDS encoding Crp/Fnr family transcriptional regulator — protein sequence MLDKVEIFDGLSEQELEALSASSVVRSYPKNTVIINENDHADSLYIIESGRVKVYCSDKNGKEFIMNTLTAEDYFGELALLDDDKRSASVRTMEKSSFCIIYKEDFNKVLEQQPNIAKTLIRNLTRRVRKLTKDVKALALQDVYGRVTNVLTTLADEREDGSAIIPEKLTQQDIADRVGASREMVARILKDLTIGEYISFEGRNIILNGKLPDNY from the coding sequence ATACTCGATAAAGTAGAAATCTTTGATGGGCTTTCAGAGCAGGAACTGGAGGCGCTTTCCGCCAGTAGTGTGGTACGTAGCTACCCCAAAAATACGGTTATCATCAATGAAAATGACCATGCCGATTCGCTCTATATTATCGAGTCTGGCCGGGTAAAGGTTTACTGTAGCGACAAAAATGGCAAGGAGTTTATTATGAACACCTTGACCGCTGAAGACTATTTTGGCGAGCTGGCCCTGCTGGATGATGATAAGCGCTCAGCCTCAGTGCGTACCATGGAGAAGTCCAGCTTCTGCATTATCTATAAGGAAGACTTTAATAAGGTACTGGAGCAGCAGCCTAATATTGCCAAGACCTTAATCCGCAACCTGACCCGCCGCGTGCGCAAACTGACTAAAGATGTTAAGGCGTTGGCTTTGCAGGATGTTTATGGTCGCGTGACCAATGTATTGACCACTCTGGCCGATGAGCGAGAAGATGGCTCAGCGATTATCCCCGAGAAGTTAACCCAGCAGGATATTGCCGACCGGGTAGGTGCCTCCCGCGAGATGGTTGCGCGTATTTTAAAAGACCTGACTATTGGTGAATATATCAGCTTTGAAGGCCGTAACATTATCCTCAACGGTAAGTTGCCTGATAATTACTAA